The genomic interval AGTGGACTAATCTCAGCTGAAATTACCAGCTTTCACTCACGTCTTACATTGTTCGCTTACGCAATTTCTAAACTAAAATCATATCACTAATTACGTATCGCCTTTTAAAAGTAACTTTTTCAAATGTATACCGTCTAATTTTCAATTCTGTGCTACCTAAactgatttttaatttgtttaaaatagGAAAGCTATATGCATCATCCGCATTTTATTCTCCAAACCTACATCCTACTGTGGAAGACCAGGTTGAGCTAGCACGAAGAATATCCCATTCGTTGAGTGATATCAGTAACCAAACGTCTAAGGGTCAAACAATGTATGTCAATCGCAAGAAACGCTCTGTAAAATGGGTTCATGAAGGTAGTGATAAAGGTAATAGTCACTTCGATGCATGCATAAGTCACCATACTTAACCGATATGCGTATTTTACTACCCTGGGATGGAATCAAATAAAGACTTACAGAGATCTACTTAAATAACTAGTTAAAAGAGGGACCAACTGCGCTAAATAATCTAAGATTAATAGAAATTTGTATCAGTTTTCCGTATACATTCTAAGAATATTTTCAAATTCCTTGAAAGTTTACCAACGAATCTACAGGAAAAATTAAGACGCCGGCCAAGCGAATTtcttaatatatttattactGAATCGGTAGAAATTCAGCCATTCAGGAATGTACAGATTGactaaaattatattttagtGAACTGGCAATTATATTGTGAACTTTAAAATTTTTATCATTGTTATCTAGTGGTTCAAGCTTTAAGCAACTTTAACTGAAATATCGTACTGCAGACTATACATAGTATATGCAAATAAGCTGATAAGAAGATTCGATATTGAgggacatacatacatacatatgtatgtacatattaaaGAACAGgcataagtacatatgtacaaactCATATAGACtagctacatacatatgaatttGAAAACATGCTAAAGTATAATCATTTGTACAAACAGAGGATGATTGCACAGGTGAAGCTAAGACGTTATACAAAGAAAATACAGATGCAAATTCCTGGCTGGAACTAAAAAAGCTGGAAAAAATTCCTCTAAAGCTCATAATGAATCCAAGAGGACAAGTTCGCGATTATAACTCACTCAAAGAATCGATTAATGTTGAAACTGGACTGTTATCGCCTGACAATTGCGCTGAACTAATAACCGCACTAAAACTTAATCAGGGACGAGGTAAAATAACAATTCCTTAGTATAATATAAAGTGTATTGGAATCATTATTTAGCAGTTATATTTATGAGGAAATCTTAATATTTACGGGCTGACACATACAACTATTTTTGATTAATTGTTCGATATACCATGTaaggtatgtacatatgtatacttgATTATGTGTACATTATGTATGGGCAAGAAATTAAACTTtgaaattccattaaaaaataaacatgtCTGAACGCCAAATTGTTTATACACGTAAATTCTTGATAAATCACGgcccatcatgatttttttatttttttagttaGCTATagcatgcatatgtatatatgtatatgtatgtatatcgaacatttaacatttttgttgtacacgatataatttaaattttcgtAAAGGActcaaaagaacaaaaaaccaaataatGTATCGAACCAATACACATTTAACCAATTTAAGTTACATAAGtaactaaaatattttttctcCCATGGACTTCATGATTGCAATCGCTTACAACCTGCTTCGCTACCGCCACCGCCGtctccgccgccgcctgctCTACAATCTGCTCAACCAtccaacatacatacatacatatatacatatgtaggtgcTGAACTGTTTGCAAAACGTCGTCGAAAGGCTGATAATTGGGTAGTCGATGAAACAAATGCAGGAACTCAAAATCATCCATCTGGTATTCCAGATTATCAGCAGTATCAGTCCAAGCCGGCAACCTCGCCAAACATTTTGCCGGCGTATTCTGATGCGGGAAAACATCGCgttcaattaaatattcacCAAGATCAATTGATAGAAAAGTATTCTAAGCCTGGACTGCAGGTTGTTAAATCACCTTGGGAGGCCGCATTACAGACAGGTTCAGCGAGCTCTGCCTTTTTGGAGGAATCCAAACCTAAAAGTCTCACGCCTTCGTTCGTACCAAAACCATATTTCCATAGTGGTGGAAGCGATTTTATAGATGCAGCTGAACCAGTATCTTATGAAATACCATTGATAGATAAGCAGGAATCATATAACAAGGTAATGATGAAGTACCTATTTTAATAATATTGGACgtaaaaaagtttttcgccagcagTCCATTAACCAACATGTGAAACAGCAATCATCCATTTTGCCCACGAACCCACAAAGAGAATTGGCTTATAAACCAAGTGTTGCCCAGGGCTGGGGCGGCCGAAATGTGGAACTACCAAGAGGTAAGTTAATCCCtattgattaattaattaattaattactgGTATTTCAATACTTTACTTTGGTAAGATAAGATGATAATTTTGACCTTATGAAAAAACTGTTCCAGAGTATTTTGAATTCAATGAACCGTTATCATCTTGGGAGGGCAATGATCAATACAaaaacgaatacgaatacgtcAGTCAAGAGCATGACATTTTTAGGGACAATGTTCAAATGTGCCATGGGCAAAGGCCGCCCATTGATTTCGCTGTTGATGTGCAAGCCCGATTGCATCAACTcgaaaaatttcaaaaatattttttggaacAGCAACGGCTTGAAATAGAAATATTGAAGCGAAGCGACGACTCTCGTTTATTCCGTTTAACCAAATTAAATCGGGAACAGCTCAAGCATGAGAGTCCCAATGGCGTAAGCCTGAATAATGAAGATGTAGTACAAGCAGGTCCCAGTACCGATGATGATGAAATAAACGAAAACTTAAATGTGCGAGATCTTATATACTCGTTCGAACAGCAGTCCTTAGGTGAATACAAAGTATCTGTAAAGCCCAGAAGTCAAAATGGTTCTACATATCTATCAAATGAAACGACCGATGCTGACAATGAAAATGGAGGCAAGACTTTTAGATCCCGGAAAATCccatgtttttaatttttaatatatttcatattgtTATTCGTTCAGTCCAGTCTAGAgaacacaaatatttacattattTCCTTATATAACAGATAAGTGTTATTTTGTTATCGTGTGTACTGATTTCGTCTGTCTGAAATGTCTTAATTTGCTTGCATTTTTTTCCCtaaaaatttatattgaatgtagtagtagtagttaTTTCCTTtcaaattttatatatttcgtATAAATTTAACTAGAAATTCATTTTTCCACAGGCTTATACGTTCCTAAGGAAATCTCCCTAGCAAGCTATGCACCACCACCGAAGAACTTTACAGATAAGCAGCCTGCATATCCGGGTcataatatttcaaatataaaCACATCCCACGAGTATTCCCATCAGCCTCTGCCAAAAGTAAATCATAGTTTAAATGAAACATCGATGGGAACCAGTTTGGGCTTTCCGGTGTCTAAGCCCATAGCTACTGGTTTTAGCACCATACCTCCAAAGCAACAGTTGTCTACTCCTGCTAGCTACCAGAAAATACCTCAGACCTCTGCGCAAGGAGCGCCGCCGGTCAACTTTAACCCATCGCCGTTATCATATGAGAAATTGTCCAAGTTTGAACAGTCAAATTTAAGTTACCcgaatcaaaatcaaaa from Drosophila pseudoobscura strain MV-25-SWS-2005 chromosome 5, UCI_Dpse_MV25, whole genome shotgun sequence carries:
- the LOC4811780 gene encoding uncharacterized protein isoform X1, which translates into the protein MDSNSEVVPQTEVVVTDLAAEEYDELLETSVEPSQSVNNSIDESVLVIAKESDQDVMLSDETPTTTIAIVDSIVVTDTETPVSETAVTENPVTGKLAAEKPATVKPTIEVVETEVENLTTAEIDASSVANPQDVPIDKTSNNAGKPEMEAEPQVSAKSQVNEVEEAKYEEETESEDGTESVTEEDIVETAIDFPEKSEVPSEVIESQTKKGTDSKEKLNESSDPSPQTANEVADVRLLKDQKNFNNQIQDIISDIDINIKTQEKITQLKEQELKLIQKQNELTNQIQQQQILAQQLTAQNQLKQKQWEQQQVEKQEFLSSQRNQRDGLSSTQSQGDDLHNTKETTNLSKSVDLRKIFTPATDAIEILPKNRKLYASSAFYSPNLHPTVEDQVELARRISHSLSDISNQTSKGQTMYVNRKKRSVKWVHEGSDKEDDCTGEAKTLYKENTDANSWLELKKLEKIPLKLIMNPRGQVRDYNSLKESINVETGLLSPDNCAELITALKLNQGRGAELFAKRRRKADNWVVDETNAGTQNHPSGIPDYQQYQSKPATSPNILPAYSDAGKHRVQLNIHQDQLIEKYSKPGLQVVKSPWEAALQTGSASSAFLEESKPKSLTPSFVPKPYFHSGGSDFIDAAEPVSYEIPLIDKQESYNKQSINQHVKQQSSILPTNPQRELAYKPSVAQGWGGRNVELPREYFEFNEPLSSWEGNDQYKNEYEYVSQEHDIFRDNVQMCHGQRPPIDFAVDVQARLHQLEKFQKYFLEQQRLEIEILKRSDDSRLFRLTKLNREQLKHESPNGVSLNNEDVVQAGPSTDDDEINENLNVRDLIYSFEQQSLGEYKVSVKPRSQNGSTYLSNETTDADNENGGLYVPKEISLASYAPPPKNFTDKQPAYPGHNISNINTSHEYSHQPLPKVNHSLNETSMGTSLGFPVSKPIATGFSTIPPKQQLSTPASYQKIPQTSAQGAPPVNFNPSPLSYEKLSKFEQSNLSYPNQNQNYLNARQSSQVRNASPTPFGSNHARFSVEHASRSPSSIASISPQPLRSPCVSTRYGQPSNSTVPRLTSSSQAQTFNNCARGWVTEPENQCTYPGQNVLPAQGNMPYSDF
- the LOC4811780 gene encoding uncharacterized protein isoform X9; protein product: MDSNSEVVDIVETAIDFPEKSEVPSEVIESQTKKGTDSKEKLNESSDPSPQTANEVADVRLLKDQKNFNNQIQDIISDIDINIKTQEKITQLKEQELKLIQKQNELTNQIQQQQILAQQLTAQNQLKQKQWEQQQVEKQEFLSSQRNQRDGLSSTQSQGDDLHNTKETTNLSKSVDLRKIFTPATDAIEILPKNRKLYASSAFYSPNLHPTVEDQVELARRISHSLSDISNQTSKGQTMYVNRKKRSVKWVHEGSDKEDDCTGEAKTLYKENTDANSWLELKKLEKIPLKLIMNPRGQVRDYNSLKESINVETGLLSPDNCAELITALKLNQGRGAELFAKRRRKADNWVVDETNAGTQNHPSGIPDYQQYQSKPATSPNILPAYSDAGKHRVQLNIHQDQLIEKYSKPGLQVVKSPWEAALQTGSASSAFLEESKPKSLTPSFVPKPYFHSGGSDFIDAAEPVSYEIPLIDKQESYNKQSINQHVKQQSSILPTNPQRELAYKPSVAQGWGGRNVELPREYFEFNEPLSSWEGNDQYKNEYEYVSQEHDIFRDNVQMCHGQRPPIDFAVDVQARLHQLEKFQKYFLEQQRLEIEILKRSDDSRLFRLTKLNREQLKHESPNGVSLNNEDVVQAGPSTDDDEINENLNVRDLIYSFEQQSLGEYKVSVKPRSQNGSTYLSNETTDADNENGGLYVPKEISLASYAPPPKNFTDKQPAYPGHNISNINTSHEYSHQPLPKVNHSLNETSMGTSLGFPVSKPIATGFSTIPPKQQLSTPASYQKIPQTSAQGAPPVNFNPSPLSYEKLSKFEQSNLSYPNQNQNYLNARQSSQVRNASPTPFGSNHARFSVEHASRSPSSIASISPQPLRSPCVSTRYGQPSNSTVPRLTSSSQAQTFNNCARGWVTEPENQCTYPGQNVLPAQGNMPYSDF
- the LOC4811780 gene encoding uncharacterized protein isoform X11 gives rise to the protein MNCIVERKRGFRPSDLYDQSKRKVLLELSTKLWQRKNETTNLSKSVDLRKIFTPATDAIEILPKNRKLYASSAFYSPNLHPTVEDQVELARRISHSLSDISNQTSKGQTMYVNRKKRSVKWVHEGSDKEDDCTGEAKTLYKENTDANSWLELKKLEKIPLKLIMNPRGQVRDYNSLKESINVETGLLSPDNCAELITALKLNQGRGAELFAKRRRKADNWVVDETNAGTQNHPSGIPDYQQYQSKPATSPNILPAYSDAGKHRVQLNIHQDQLIEKYSKPGLQVVKSPWEAALQTGSASSAFLEESKPKSLTPSFVPKPYFHSGGSDFIDAAEPVSYEIPLIDKQESYNKQSINQHVKQQSSILPTNPQRELAYKPSVAQGWGGRNVELPREYFEFNEPLSSWEGNDQYKNEYEYVSQEHDIFRDNVQMCHGQRPPIDFAVDVQARLHQLEKFQKYFLEQQRLEIEILKRSDDSRLFRLTKLNREQLKHESPNGVSLNNEDVVQAGPSTDDDEINENLNVRDLIYSFEQQSLGEYKVSVKPRSQNGSTYLSNETTDADNENGGLYVPKEISLASYAPPPKNFTDKQPAYPGHNISNINTSHEYSHQPLPKVNHSLNETSMGTSLGFPVSKPIATGFSTIPPKQQLSTPASYQKIPQTSAQGAPPVNFNPSPLSYEKLSKFEQSNLSYPNQNQNYLNARQSSQVRNASPTPFGSNHARFSVEHASRSPSSIASISPQPLRSPCVSTRYGQPSNSTVPRLTSSSQAQTFNNCARGWVTEPENQCTYPGQNVLPAQGNMPYSDF
- the LOC4811780 gene encoding uncharacterized protein isoform X3 — encoded protein: MDSNSEVVPQTEVVVTDLAAEEYDELLETSVEPSQSVNNSIDESVLVIAKESDQDVMLSDETPTTTIAIVDSIVVTDTETPVSETAVTENPVTGKLAAEKPATVKPTIEVVETEVENLTTAEIDASSVANPQDVPIDKTSNNAGKPEMEAEPQVSAKSQVNEVEEAKYEEETESEDGTESVTEEDIVETAIDFPEKSEVPSEVIESQTKKGTDSKEKLNESSDPSPQTANEVADVRLLKDQKNFNNQIQDIISDIDINIKTQEKITQLKEQELKLIQKQNELTNQIQQQQILAQQLTAQNQLKQKQWEQQQVEKQEFLSSQRNQRDGLSSTQSQGDDLHNTKETTNLSKSVDLRKIFTPATDAIEILPKNRKLYASSAFYSPNLHPTVEDQVELARRISHSLSDISNQTSKGQTMYVNRKKRSVKWVHEGSDKEDDCTGEAKTLYKENTDANSWLELKKLEKIPLKLIMNPRGQVRDYNSLKESINVETGLLSPDNCAELITALKLNQGRDYQQYQSKPATSPNILPAYSDAGKHRVQLNIHQDQLIEKYSKPGLQVVKSPWEAALQTGSASSAFLEESKPKSLTPSFVPKPYFHSGGSDFIDAAEPVSYEIPLIDKQESYNKQSINQHVKQQSSILPTNPQRELAYKPSVAQGWGGRNVELPREYFEFNEPLSSWEGNDQYKNEYEYVSQEHDIFRDNVQMCHGQRPPIDFAVDVQARLHQLEKFQKYFLEQQRLEIEILKRSDDSRLFRLTKLNREQLKHESPNGVSLNNEDVVQAGPSTDDDEINENLNVRDLIYSFEQQSLGEYKVSVKPRSQNGSTYLSNETTDADNENGGLYVPKEISLASYAPPPKNFTDKQPAYPGHNISNINTSHEYSHQPLPKVNHSLNETSMGTSLGFPVSKPIATGFSTIPPKQQLSTPASYQKIPQTSAQGAPPVNFNPSPLSYEKLSKFEQSNLSYPNQNQNYLNARQSSQVRNASPTPFGSNHARFSVEHASRSPSSIASISPQPLRSPCVSTRYGQPSNSTVPRLTSSSQAQTFNNCARGWVTEPENQCTYPGQNVLPAQGNMPYSDF
- the LOC4811780 gene encoding uncharacterized protein isoform X5, with protein sequence MDSNSEVVPQTEVVVTDLAAEEYDELLETSVEPSQSVNNSIDESVLVIAKESDQDVMLSDETPTTTIAIVDSIVVTDTETPVSETAVTENPVTGKLAAEKPATVKPTIEVVETEVENLTTAEIDASSVANPQDVPIDKTSNNAGKPEMEAEPQVSAKSQVNEVEEAKYEEETESEDGTESVTEEDIVETAIDFPEKSEVPSEVIESQTKKGTDSKEKLNESSDPSPQTANEVADVRLLKDQKNFNNQIQDIISDIDINIKTQEKITQLKEQELKLIQKQNELTNQIQQQQILAQQLTAQNQLKQKQWEQQQVEKQEFLSSQRNQRDGLSSTQSQGDDLHNTKETTNLSKSVDLRKIFTPATDAIEILPKNRKLYASSAFYSPNLHPTVEDQVELARRISHSLSDISNQTSKGQTMYVNRKKRSVKWVHEGSDKDYQQYQSKPATSPNILPAYSDAGKHRVQLNIHQDQLIEKYSKPGLQVVKSPWEAALQTGSASSAFLEESKPKSLTPSFVPKPYFHSGGSDFIDAAEPVSYEIPLIDKQESYNKQSINQHVKQQSSILPTNPQRELAYKPSVAQGWGGRNVELPREYFEFNEPLSSWEGNDQYKNEYEYVSQEHDIFRDNVQMCHGQRPPIDFAVDVQARLHQLEKFQKYFLEQQRLEIEILKRSDDSRLFRLTKLNREQLKHESPNGVSLNNEDVVQAGPSTDDDEINENLNVRDLIYSFEQQSLGEYKVSVKPRSQNGSTYLSNETTDADNENGGLYVPKEISLASYAPPPKNFTDKQPAYPGHNISNINTSHEYSHQPLPKVNHSLNETSMGTSLGFPVSKPIATGFSTIPPKQQLSTPASYQKIPQTSAQGAPPVNFNPSPLSYEKLSKFEQSNLSYPNQNQNYLNARQSSQVRNASPTPFGSNHARFSVEHASRSPSSIASISPQPLRSPCVSTRYGQPSNSTVPRLTSSSQAQTFNNCARGWVTEPENQCTYPGQNVLPAQGNMPYSDF
- the LOC4811780 gene encoding uncharacterized protein isoform X4, with amino-acid sequence MLSDETPTTTIAIVDSIVVTDTETPVSETAVTENPVTGKLAAEKPATVKPTIEVVETEVENLTTAEIDASSVANPQDVPIDKTSNNAGKPEMEAEPQVSAKSQVNEVEEAKYEEETESEDGTESVTEEDIVETAIDFPEKSEVPSEVIESQTKKGTDSKEKLNESSDPSPQTANEVADVRLLKDQKNFNNQIQDIISDIDINIKTQEKITQLKEQELKLIQKQNELTNQIQQQQILAQQLTAQNQLKQKQWEQQQVEKQEFLSSQRNQRDGLSSTQSQGDDLHNTKETTNLSKSVDLRKIFTPATDAIEILPKNRKLYASSAFYSPNLHPTVEDQVELARRISHSLSDISNQTSKGQTMYVNRKKRSVKWVHEGSDKEDDCTGEAKTLYKENTDANSWLELKKLEKIPLKLIMNPRGQVRDYNSLKESINVETGLLSPDNCAELITALKLNQGRGAELFAKRRRKADNWVVDETNAGTQNHPSGIPDYQQYQSKPATSPNILPAYSDAGKHRVQLNIHQDQLIEKYSKPGLQVVKSPWEAALQTGSASSAFLEESKPKSLTPSFVPKPYFHSGGSDFIDAAEPVSYEIPLIDKQESYNKQSINQHVKQQSSILPTNPQRELAYKPSVAQGWGGRNVELPREYFEFNEPLSSWEGNDQYKNEYEYVSQEHDIFRDNVQMCHGQRPPIDFAVDVQARLHQLEKFQKYFLEQQRLEIEILKRSDDSRLFRLTKLNREQLKHESPNGVSLNNEDVVQAGPSTDDDEINENLNVRDLIYSFEQQSLGEYKVSVKPRSQNGSTYLSNETTDADNENGGLYVPKEISLASYAPPPKNFTDKQPAYPGHNISNINTSHEYSHQPLPKVNHSLNETSMGTSLGFPVSKPIATGFSTIPPKQQLSTPASYQKIPQTSAQGAPPVNFNPSPLSYEKLSKFEQSNLSYPNQNQNYLNARQSSQVRNASPTPFGSNHARFSVEHASRSPSSIASISPQPLRSPCVSTRYGQPSNSTVPRLTSSSQAQTFNNCARGWVTEPENQCTYPGQNVLPAQGNMPYSDF
- the LOC4811780 gene encoding uncharacterized protein isoform X2 gives rise to the protein MDSNSEVVPQTEVVVTDLAAEEYDELLETSVEPSQSVNNSIDESVLVIAKESDQDVMLSDETPTTTIAIVDSIVVTDTETPVSETAVTENPVTGKLAAEKPATVKPTIEVVETEVENLTTAEIDASSVANPQDVPIDKTSNNAGKPEMEAEPQVSAKSQVNEVEEAKYEEETESEDGTESVTEEDIVETAIDFPEKSEVPSEVIESQTKKGTDSKEKLNESSDPSPQTANEVADVRLLKDQKNFNNQIQDIISDIDINIKTQEKITQLKEQELKLIQKQNELTNQIQQQQILAQQLTAQNQLKQKQWEQQQVEKQEFLSSQRNQRDGLSSTQSQGDDLHNTKETTNLSKSVDLRKIFTPATDAIEILPKNRKLYASSAFYSPNLHPTVEDQVELARRISHSLSDISNQTSKGQTMYVNRKKRSVKWVHEGSDKEDDCTGEAKTLYKENTDANSWLELKKLEKIPLKLIMNPRGQVRDYNSLKESINVETGLLSPDNCAELITALKLNQGRGAELFAKRRRKADNWVVDETNAGTQNHPSGIPDYQQYQSKPATSPNILPAYSDAGKHRVQLNIHQDQLIEKYSKPGLQVVKSPWEAALQTGSASSAFLEESKPKSLTPSFVPKPYFHSGGSDFIDAAEPVSYEIPLIDKQESYNKSINQHVKQQSSILPTNPQRELAYKPSVAQGWGGRNVELPREYFEFNEPLSSWEGNDQYKNEYEYVSQEHDIFRDNVQMCHGQRPPIDFAVDVQARLHQLEKFQKYFLEQQRLEIEILKRSDDSRLFRLTKLNREQLKHESPNGVSLNNEDVVQAGPSTDDDEINENLNVRDLIYSFEQQSLGEYKVSVKPRSQNGSTYLSNETTDADNENGGLYVPKEISLASYAPPPKNFTDKQPAYPGHNISNINTSHEYSHQPLPKVNHSLNETSMGTSLGFPVSKPIATGFSTIPPKQQLSTPASYQKIPQTSAQGAPPVNFNPSPLSYEKLSKFEQSNLSYPNQNQNYLNARQSSQVRNASPTPFGSNHARFSVEHASRSPSSIASISPQPLRSPCVSTRYGQPSNSTVPRLTSSSQAQTFNNCARGWVTEPENQCTYPGQNVLPAQGNMPYSDF
- the LOC4811780 gene encoding myb-like protein P isoform X10 encodes the protein MDSNSEVVPQTEVVVTDLAAEEYDELLETSVEPSQSVNNSIDESVLVIAKESDQDVMLSDETPTTTIAIVDSIVVTDTETPVSETAVTENPVTGKLAAEKPATVKPTIEVVETEVENLTTAEIDASSVANPQDVPIDKTSNNAGKPEMEAEPQVSAKSQVNEVEEAKYEEETESEDGTESVTEEDIVETAIDFPEKSEVPSEVIESQTKKGTDSKEKLNESSDPSPQTANEVADVRLLKDQKNFNNQIQDIISDIDINIKTQEKITQLKEQELKLIQKQNELTNQIQQQQILAQQLTAQNQLKQKQWEQQQVEKQEFLSSQRNQRDGLSSTQSQGDDLHNTKETTNLSKSVDLRKIFTPATDAIEILPKNRKLYASSAFYSPNLHPTVEDQVELARRISHSLSDISNQTSKGQTMYVNRKKRSVKWVHEGSDKEDDCTGEAKTLYKENTDANSWLELKKLEKIPLKLIMNPRGQVRDYNSLKESINVETGLLSPDNCAELITALKLNQGRGAELFAKRRRKADNWVVDETNAGTQNHPSGIPDYQQYQSKPATSPNILPAYSDAGKHRVQLNIHQDQLIEKYSKPGLQVVKSPWEAALQTGSASSAFLEESKPKSLTPSFVPKPYFHSGGSDFIDAAEPVSYEIPLIDKQESYNKQSINQHVKQQSSILPTNPQRELAYKPSVAQGWGGRNVELPREYFEFNEPLSSWEGNDQYKNEYEYVSQEHDIFRDNVQMCHGQRPPIDFAVDVQARLHQLEKFQKYFLEQQRLEIEILKRSDDSRLFRLTKLNREQLKHESPNGVSLNNEDVVQAGPSTDDDEINENLNVRDLIYSFEQQSLGEYKVSVKPRSQNGSTYLSNETTDADNENGVQSREHKYLHYFLI
- the LOC4811780 gene encoding uncharacterized protein isoform X12 — protein: MNPRGQVRDYNSLKESINVETGLLSPDNCAELITALKLNQGRGAELFAKRRRKADNWVVDETNAGTQNHPSGIPDYQQYQSKPATSPNILPAYSDAGKHRVQLNIHQDQLIEKYSKPGLQVVKSPWEAALQTGSASSAFLEESKPKSLTPSFVPKPYFHSGGSDFIDAAEPVSYEIPLIDKQESYNKQSINQHVKQQSSILPTNPQRELAYKPSVAQGWGGRNVELPREYFEFNEPLSSWEGNDQYKNEYEYVSQEHDIFRDNVQMCHGQRPPIDFAVDVQARLHQLEKFQKYFLEQQRLEIEILKRSDDSRLFRLTKLNREQLKHESPNGVSLNNEDVVQAGPSTDDDEINENLNVRDLIYSFEQQSLGEYKVSVKPRSQNGSTYLSNETTDADNENGGLYVPKEISLASYAPPPKNFTDKQPAYPGHNISNINTSHEYSHQPLPKVNHSLNETSMGTSLGFPVSKPIATGFSTIPPKQQLSTPASYQKIPQTSAQGAPPVNFNPSPLSYEKLSKFEQSNLSYPNQNQNYLNARQSSQVRNASPTPFGSNHARFSVEHASRSPSSIASISPQPLRSPCVSTRYGQPSNSTVPRLTSSSQAQTFNNCARGWVTEPENQCTYPGQNVLPAQGNMPYSDF